GGAACGATCACGGAGTCGTGATTGTCATTGACAAGAGAATAGTCGACCCTAACAGAGTATATTCGAAAAAGCTCTTGGCTTCTCTTCCGGCAGGAACGAATGTTCAAGCTATTGCCAGTAACCGGATTCTGCGTGAGCTTAGAAGACTCAAGAGGGAGAAGTGGATCTGATGCTGAAGTCAGTCATCTCTTATTTCTTACCCAATTACTGTTTGGTCTGCGAAAGGGAAATCGACCCCAATGACTACCTCTGCAAAGACTGTTTGACTTCTATTAGAGGTCCGATAATGGCTCCCGTTGAGGTCTTGAACATAGACTCGGCTCATTCTTATTGGAAGTATGAAAGCCCAATGAAAGAGCTTATTCGCGCTTACAAGTTTGGAGATAGGCCCGGCGTCGCTCGCCTTTTCGCAAAGATTGTCTTCGAAATGATAGATGTCTTTGCTCCATCTACAGATGTAATCGTCCCGGTTCCAACATCTTTGCAGGCGTTCATTAGGAGAGGTTTTGACACCAATCTGAGGATTCTCCGGCATCTTGCAAGAACGATCGATATTAAGATCGACAATGTTCTGTCGATTTCTGGAAAGACTGTCCCGCAGTCAACACTGAAGATGCAGGACAGGATAGATAATGTTAGAGATAAGTTCTTCTTGAGGAAGAAACCAAGAAGCACCTCGGTTATTCTTTTCGATGATGTGGTTACAAGCGGTGCAACTGCAAGTCAGTGTGCTAGAGTTCTAAGAGAAGGCGGTGTCAAGGAGATCACTTTACTTGCAATTGCCAGTGCAAAGAAATAGGGCCTCTCGGCCCCTGGCTGGGAGAGGAGGACTCGAACCTCCATCGGCGGATCCAGAGTCCGCTGTCCTACCAATTGGACGATCTCCCAAGACAGTAAAGATTATAAAGCAGAAGACAATTGGTGTCAAGACGTTTGGAGGCATATGATGAACATAGCGATGTTCAGTGATACTTATTCTCCTCAGGTTAACGGAGTGGTAACCATGATCAGGATGCTTGAGGAAAATCTTCAGAAAAGAGGACACAATGTCTACATTTTCACAGTGGATCACCCCGAGGCCGGCATTCAGGAGAACGTTTACCGTGTTCCTTCGCTGAGATTTCCGTGGGAGAAGCAACATAGAATTGGCCTTCCAACGAACTTCAAAGAACTCATTCAAATTGTGAAGAGCCTCGACATCGATGTTGTACACTCGCATACATCACTGATAGTCGGCTACCTGTCCGGTCTCGTAATCTCGAATCTACATATCCCCGGAGTTACGACCTATCATACAATGATGGAGGAGTATGTTCACTATATTCCTTTTATGGAGCCTATTTTGAGAGTGTATATTAGAGGTCAGGATAGAAGGTTTTGCGACAAGAACAGAGCTGTCATCGCACCTTCGATCAAAATAAGGAAACTGCTGCTCTCTTACGGCGTTTCTTCTCATATAGAGGTCATTCCAAATGGCGTTGACCTGACTCCTTTCATGAAAGAAGTCGATTTTGATGAA
The nucleotide sequence above comes from Mesotoga sp. BH458_6_3_2_1. Encoded proteins:
- a CDS encoding ComF family protein: MVCEREIDPNDYLCKDCLTSIRGPIMAPVEVLNIDSAHSYWKYESPMKELIRAYKFGDRPGVARLFAKIVFEMIDVFAPSTDVIVPVPTSLQAFIRRGFDTNLRILRHLARTIDIKIDNVLSISGKTVPQSTLKMQDRIDNVRDKFFLRKKPRSTSVILFDDVVTSGATASQCARVLREGGVKEITLLAIASAKK